The DNA segment CCGGCGCCGTTGTCGCCCACCAGGGCGACCACTTCACCGGCGTGGACCTCAAGCTCTACGTCGGTGAGCGCCTGAACGGCACCGAACCGCTTGGAGACCCCGCGCAACGCCAGCACGGGCGTAGCGGACACGTGAACCATCTCCTTCGCCGCCTGACCCGGCGGAAGGGTTGTGCAGAGAGATACAGGGTGGGTGGGCGGGGGATACCCGCGGGGTTCCGTCCGGCGCCCCGCGCCGAGCTTGCGGGGCTGAATGATGCGCGGGGCGCCGGAGGAGTCTGGATCAGCCATGCCCCGTGCGGGAATTCAAGGGTGAATTCCCGCACCTGGAAAGGGGCCTGAGCCTGCTTTCGCCGATACGGCTCAGCCGGTGACGCCGGCCTTGTCGCAAGCGGCCTTGTACTTGCCGGTGCAGATCTCGTCGGCCGTGTAGACGCCGTCCTTGATGACGGTGTCGTTGATGTTGTCCTTCGTCAGCGAGGTGACGGGGACGAGCACCGACGGGATGCCCTTCTCGCTGCCGCTGTCGACCTTGTCCTTGGCGATGGAGTCGAGCGACTTGCCCTGGGCGAGCGCGACGGCCATCTCGGCGGCGGCGGTGGCCTCGGGGGCGTACGGCTTGTAGACGCTCATGTACTGCTCGCCGGTGACGATGCGCTGCACGGCGGCCAGCTCGGCGTCCTGACCGGTGACCGGGACGCTGATGCCCGCGGCCTTGAGCGCGGTGATGATACCGCCGGCCATGCCGTCGTTGGCGGAGTAGACGCCGGCGATGTTGTTCTTGCCGACCGCCGAGATCGCCGCCTCCATCTCGGAGTTGGCGTTCTCCGGCTTCCACTCCTTGGTGTCGTACTCCTTGGCGATGGTGACCTTGCCGTCGAGCGCGGAGTGGGCGCCTTCCTTGAACTGCGCGGCGTTCGGGTCGGTGACCGACCCGTTGATCATGACGACCTTGGAGTCCTTGGTCGCCTTGTCACCCAGCGCCTTCAGCAGGGCCTCGCCCTGGGTCTTGCCGACGGACACGTTGTCGAACGAGGTGTAGGCGCTGATCGGGCCCTCGGCCAGACGGTCGTAGGCGACGACCTTGATGCCGGCGTCGACGGCCTTCTGCACGGAGTTCTTGATCGCCTTGGCGTCGACGGCGTCCAGGATGAGGACGTCCACCTTGTTGGTGATCATGGTGTCGACCTGCTGGGCCTGCAGGTTGGCGTCCTGCTTGGCGTTGTTGTAGTCGATCTTCGCCTTGCCGTCCGTCAGCTCCTTGATCTTCTCCTCGATCAGCGGCCGGTCGAACTTCTCGTAGCGCGCGGTCTGGTTCTCCGGGAGCAGGAGACCGACCTTGATGTCATTGCCCTTGGCGGCGGAGGCGGTCGAGTCGTTGTCGCCACCGGCTTCCTCGGCGCTGCCACAGGCAGCCAGCGAGACGGCCATCGCACCTGCGGCAATGGCAACGGCGGCACGACGCATACGCGTGTTCACTTCAGAAACCTCCCTGACGAGGCCGCGACGTTGCGGCCGAGGTGGCTGGAAGTCAACTCGGCCACACGTGCGACGTCAAGAAGTAAATCCTTAACGGGTTGGCAACGGTGCCATCCGTTCTCTAAGTGAAGGCAGGCCTGGCCGCGTGCAGCGTGCTGTCCAAAAGGGTTGAATCCCCCATCTCGCTGAGCGCGAGCGCGAGGGCTCCGAGCACTTCCGCACGACCGCCAAGTGCCCCGGGGAGAACGGACAGTTGGCGCGCCGCGCTGGGAATGGCGTAGCGGCCGACAGACTCCCGGATGGGCCCGAGAACCAGCTCACCGGCCTCGGCGAGATCACCGCCGAGGACCACGCGGCTCGGGTTCAGGAGATTGCAGAGATTCGCGACTCCACTGCCGATATGACGGCCGACGTCGGCGATCACGCGACGGCAGCCCGGGTCTCCGTCCCTGGCCAGCCGCACGACGCCCTCCATGGTGAGGTCGGTGCCGTGGCTGGACTGGAGCAGCGGGAGCACATAGCGCGCGGCCGCGAAGGTCTCCAGACAGCCCCGGTTTCCGCAGCGGCAGACCGGGCCGGATTCATCCAGAGTAATATGCCCGATTTCTCCCGCTGTGCCGCCCGGGCCTCGGTAGATCTTGCCGCTGATCACTAGGCCGGCGCCGACACCGCTGGCGACCTTGATGTACGCCAGGTCCCGTACGCCCCGGCCGCTGCCCCAGACCAGCTCGCCGAGGGCGCCCAGGTTGGCGTCGTTGTCCACGTGCACGGGTACGCCGAGCCGGCCGCGCAGCTCCTCGGCGGGCTTGGTGCCGGTCCAGCCGGGCAGGATGGCGGTCGAGCCGAGGGTGCCGGACTCGACGTCGATCGGGCCGGGCACGCCGACGCCCACGCCGGCGATCTTGGACCGGTCGACGCCGGTCGCCGCGATCAGCCGGTTGACCAGCTCCTCGGCCCGGTCGAAGCCCTGCGTCGAGGAGGCGTCGACGTCCAGCGGCTCGGCCTCCTCGGCCAGCACCTGGTGGGCTAGGTTCCCGACCGCGACGCGCAAATGGGTGTGCCCGAAGTCGACCCCTATGACGATCCCGGCGTCACCGCTCAGGGAGACGCTGCGGGCCCGCCGGCCACCCGCCGAGGTGGGCGTGACCTCGACCGTGCCGCCGTCCTTGAGCTCGCGGACGATGTTGGAGACCGTCGCCGCCGACAGACCCGTGGTCCTCGCGATCTCCGCCTGGGTGAGCGATCCGGCAAGCCGGACGGCCCGGACGACCCGCTCCAGGTTGGCTCGGTGCAGCGACGACTGCGACCCCGGAGTCTCCACGACGACCTCCTGCGCGCGGGACCGCTTCGATGAGGCCCCGTCCGTGTCCAACTAGTGAACTCTAAGCTGAGCCGTTCGGGTTGCCTCCCGTCAAGAGGTTGAACCAGATCCGGGAATGTGCACACGCGCGCGTGAGCCGCCCCGGTGTGGGACGGCTCACGTGTTACGTGGGGTGACGTGGTGCTTACGGTGGGGCCAACAGAGAGCGTTTACTTCAGCGCACCGGCCGTAAGGCCCGCCTGCACCTGTCGTTGGAAGATGAAGTAGACGATCAGCACCGGCAGCATCGCGATCATCATGCCGGCCATCAGGGCGCCCCAGTCGTTCTCGTAGCCCTGCTGCAGGGCGATCATCGCCAGGCCCTGGGTGAGCACGTACTTGTCCTCGTTCTGGTTGAGGACCATCGGCAGCAGGTACTGGTTCCACTGCCCCAGGAAGTTGAAGATGCCGATGCTGATCAGACCCGGCTTGGCCATCGGCAGCATCACCTGGAAGAACGTTCGCGTGTGCGACGCCCCGTCGATCAGCGCCGCCTCCGCGACCGAGGTCGGCAGGGTGCGGAAGAACGCGGTCATGAAGAAGACCGTGAACGGCAGCGAATAGGCGATGTAGACCAGGATCAGCCCGTGGTACGTCGCCAGCAGCGAGGTCCCGGGGAAGTCCCGCAGCACGAAGAACAGCGGGATGACCAGCATGAAGACCGGGAAGGACATGCCGGCGACGAACATGAAGTAGATGAACCGGTTGCCCGGGAAGGTGAAGCGGGCCAGCACATAGGCGGCCATCGAGCCCAGCACCATGGTGCCGACCACCGAACCGCCCACCACGATGGCGGTGTTGAGGAAGTACTGGCCCATGTTCGCCTTGTTCCAGGCATTGGCCCAGTTCTCGAAGTGCAACGAGGTCGGCAGCCCCCACGGGTCCGAGAGGATGCCGTTGCTCGTCTTGAAGGAGCTCCACAGCACCCACAGCAGCGGCACGCCGACCATCAGCGCCCACACGACGAGCATGCCGTGCGAGAAGACGTGCAGGATGCCGCCCTCGGAGCTGCGGCCGTCGGTCGCGCCGAGCTTCCCGGTGACGCTCGGGCGGTCCGCCTCGTCCGTCTTGGTGACCGTGCCGGTGTTCGTGTCGGTCGTCATCGCCCCGTACCCCTAGAACTCGATCCGCTCACGCCGCGCGAAGCGCAGGGTGAGCACTGCGAACGTCATGGTGACGATGAGCATCGCGACGCCCATCGCGGACGCGTAGCCGAACTGGCTGTCGCGGAACGCCGTCAGATACAGGCGCAGCGGCATGACGTCCGTGGCTCCGTCGGGGCCGCCCATGTTGACCGACATGATCTGCACCAGGGCGAAGCCGTCCAGGGCGATGATGCCCATGTACACCCAGCCGGTCTGCACGGTGTCCCACAGCAGCGGCAGGGTGATCCTGAAGAAGGTGGGGAAGCGGCCCGCGCCGTCGAGCAGCGCCGCCTCGTAGATGTCCCGGGGGATGGACGCCATCGCCGCCGAGAACAGCACGACGTAGAAGCCGACGTGGGACCAGATCATCACCGCCATGATGCACAGCAGGGCGAGGCTCTTCTCGCCCAGCCAGGCGTTCTGCCAGCCGTCCAGTCCGACCGCGCCCAGCAGGGAGTTGAGCATGCCGTCCTGCGGGTCCGGGTTGTAGATGTTGAACCAGATGACGGCGATGATGGTGATGGAAATGACCTGCGGGAAGAAGAAGACGAAACGGTAGAACTTCGATCCGGCGACACCGGTGATGACTTCGTTCTTACGTCGCTTTCCGCCGACATTCAGCATGAAGGCGAAGAACAGGCCGAGTCCCAGCGTCACGATCGGCACCGCGATCAGCATGTAGACGTTGTGCCACAGCGCGTTCCAGAAGTCCTCGTTGTGCCAGAGCTTTTCGAAGTTCTCGATGCCGACGAACTTCGCCGTGCCGACCAGGCCCGACCAGTCGGTCAGCGAGATCTGGAACGCCTGGACGAACGGCGAGATCACAAAGATCGCGTACACGATGACGGGCAGGGCCAGGAAGCCCACGATGAATCGGTATTTGCCGTGTTGCATGGAGCTTCCCGGCCCCTTCCCCTTCGAGTGCCGTTGTGCCGGACCGGACTCTTACTTCTCGCGCGTGAACTTCTTCACCGAGTCGTCCTTGCGGACGGCGTCGGCGTATTCCTGCGTCTTCTTGATCCAGTCGGCCGCCTTCAGTTCACCGGTGAGCAGCTGCCCGGTGAGTCCGCCGATCTTCTCGTCGGTGAGCGAGGGGTACCACTCCTGGAGCTGGAGGCTGATGATGTTGTCGCCGGCGCCCTTGAACGCCTTGCTCGCCGAGGCCAGGCCCGGCGAGAGAGTCATGCCCTCGGTCGCGTCGACCACACAGGTGAGCGACTTGACCTTGGTGGCGAAGTTCTGCGCGTGCTTCTTGGAGAGCATGATGCGCAGCAGCTCCATGCCACCGGCCGGATTCTTGCCCTTGGCGGACACAATGTACGGCTCGCTGGGCTCGGCGCGCAGGGTGCCGTTCGGCAGCTTGTCGCCGGCGGAGCCGTCGAACAGGGCGCCGACGGACATCCCGAAGTCCTTGGGCGTGGTCGGAGCGGCCTCGTTCTCCACCCAGGAGCCGTTGGGGATGAAGACGGCCTTGCCCTTGTTCCACGCCGTCTGCGACTGAATGTGCGTCAGACCCTGGCTGCCCTGGAGGAAGTACTTCTTGGCGGCCAGCTCCTCGTAGTGCTCGACGACCTGCTTGACCGCGTCGTTGCTGGTCCAGGCGTTCGGCTCCAGGTTGTCGATGGCGATCCAGCCCTCCATGCCACCGATCTTCGCAATCTGCGCGAACAGGTTGAAGTGGACGTAGTACGGATACTTTCCGGCATACGTCCAGGGCGCGATGCCCTTCTTCTTGATCTCGCCGCAGAGCTTGACCATCTCGTCGAGGGTCTTGGGGTACTCCCAGCCGTTGTCGTCGAGGGCCTTCTGCGAGTACCAGGTGCCGTAGATGGTGAAGGCGTAGTAGAGCACGTCGAAGGTCTCGCCGTGCTTGCCCTTCTCGATGGTGCTCGGGTGGATGACGTCCGAGATCTTCTTGCTCGCGTCGTCCAGCGAGGGCGCGTCGAGCAGCGCCTTGAGGTCCTGGAGCTGGCCCTGCGTGGACAGCTTGTTCATGTCCAGGTGGTCGGCGCCGGAGTTGTCGATGACGTCCGGCGGGTTGCCGCCGGCGAAGCGCGGGGTCAGCTTCGGGCCGACCTGCTGGGTGCCGGTGTGCTTGACCTCGGCCTTGTACTTCGACTTGTAGTCGGCCTCGGCGTCCTTGGCGTACTGGTCACCAAGGCCGCCCTTGAAGATGAACGCCTCCAGCGCGGTGCCCTGCTTCACCCCGAGGGGGTTGGTGGCGGACTTCGCGCCGCCCGGGGCCTTGCTCTCCTCGTCGCTGCCGCCCCCGCCGGTGGCACACGCGGAGAGGAAACTCATCGTCGGTACGGAGATCAGACCGAGGGCGGCGGACCGCTTGATCAGATCACGGCGCCCCACACTTGCGGAGCCGTTGTTCTCGGGGTTCTCGGCGGAAGTGGATCCCATGCTCAAGTCCTCGCCTTCTCCAGGACTCAGGCGGTGAACCGGATCCTCCCCGGCACCGCGGTCGGGTCACGCTGGGTTGTGCAGGAAGTGCGGAATCATGTGAAGTGCCGACAGGTATAGTCCACTTTCCGCCAGCGGAGCAAGATCGAATGCAAGGTTGGCCGATGGTCTTTTCCGAGTTGAGACCTCGCAGAAATATGAGCGGCCTGTGCGCAGCTTGCCCGGAATAATCCGCGACATAGGCCCCGTATGCCGCACCCAACACCCTTGACAATACCCGGCACTTGAGCCACAACTGATCCTTGCGCAGCGAAGTTGACAACGTTGTCCCGTGCGCAGGGAGGGTACCGGCTTATGCAGCAGAGAGCTCGGCACAGATGGGGTACGGCGGTCGTGTCGGCGACCGCCTTTGCTTTGACCGTGGGCTCGCAGGGTGTGGCGGTCGCCCTGCCCGAGGCCCCCGCGACGGCCGACCGGAGCTTCGCCTCCTCGTTCGAGGCGGACGATCCGGCACCCGACTGGCTCAATACCGTCGACACCGCCCCGGACGGCGGCAAGCGCGCCTCGGGCGTCGACGGCGGCTACAGCAGCGGCATTCCGGGCAATGTGACGGACCACGTCACGGACGTCCGGGCCAGCGGCGAGAACACCGGCGGCGGCGAGGTCAAGGAGAACCTCTCCGACGGGGAGTCGAGCAGCAAGTGGCTGGTCTTCGCATCCACCGGGTGGGTGGAGTTCGACCTCGACAAGCCGATGAAAATCGCGAAATACGCGCTCACCTCGGCCAACGACTACGCCGAACGTGACCCGCGGGACTGGACCCTCAAGGGCTCCACGGACGGCAAGGACTGGAAGACCCTCGACACCCGCTCCGGCGAGACGTTCGACGAACGGTTCCAGACAAAGACGTACGACCTCTCGGAACCGGCCGAATACCAGCACTTCCGGCTGGAAATCACCCAGAACAACGGCGCCTCCGACGTCCTCCAGCTCGCCGACGTCCAGTTCTCCACGGGCGGCAGCGACGGCCCGGTCCCGCAGGACATGCTCTCCCTCGTCGACCGCGGCCCGAGCGGCTCCCCGACCGCGAAGGCGGGCGCCGGCTTCACCGGCAAGCGAGCGCTGCGCTACGCCGGCCGGCACACGGCGGACGGGCGGGCGTACTCGTACAACAAGGTCTACGACGTGGACGTGGCCGTCGGCCGCGACACCCGGCTGTCGTACCGCGTCTTCCCGTCGATGGCGGACGGCGACCGCGACTACGACGCCACGAACGTCTCGGTCGACCTGGCCTTCACCGACGGCACCTACCTCAGCGACCTCGGCGCCACCGACCAGCACGGCTTCCCGCTCTCCCCGCGCGGCCAGGGCGCGGCCAAGGTGCTGTACGTCAACCAGTGGAACGCCGTCGCCTCGCGGATCGGGTCGGTCGCGGCGGGCCGGACGGTCGACCGGATACTCGTGGCGTACGACTCCCCCAAGGGCCCGGCGAAGTTCCGGGGCTGGCTGGACGACATCTCGTTGAAGTCCGTCGCGCCGGAGAAGCCCAAGGCCCACAAGTCGGACTACGCACTCACCACCCGCGGCACCCTCTCCAGTGGTGGCTTCTCGCGCGGCAACAACTTCCCGGCGACCGCCGTTCCGCACGGCTTCAACTTCTGGACGCCGGTGACGAACGCGGGCTCGCTGAGCTGGCTGTACGACTACGCACGTGCGAACAACGACGACAACCTGCCGACGATCCAGGCGTTCAGCGCCAGTCATGAGCCGAGCCCCTGGATGGGTGACCGGCAGACGTTCCAGGTGATGCCGTCGGCCGCCTCCGGCACCCCGGACACGGGACGCGAGGCGCGCGAGCTGGCCTTCCGGCACGAGAACGAGACCGCGCGGCCGTACTACTACGGGGTGCGGTTCGAGAACGGGCTCAAGGCGGAGATGGCGCCGACCGACCATGCGGCGGTGCTGCGCTTCACCTACCCGGGCGACGACGCGAGCATCCTCTTCGACAACGTGACGGACCAGGCGGGGCTCACGCTCGACAAGGAGAACGGGATCGTCACGGGCTACTCGGACGTGAAGTCCGGGCTGTCGACGGGTGCGACCCGGCTGTTCGTGTACGGCACGTTCGACAAGCCGGTGACCGAGGGTTCCTCCAGTGGAGTGAAGGGCCACCTGCGCTTCGACGCCGGGGACGACCGGACCGTCACGCTCCGTCTCGCCACCTCGCTGATCAGCATCGACCAGGCGAAGGACAATCTGCGCCAGGAGGTCGACGGCGCCTCCTTCGAGACGGTGAAGTCGCGCGCCCAGCGCCAGTGGGACAAGCTGCTCGGCAAGGTCGAGGTGGAGGGCGCGACGCAGGACCAGCTGACCACGCTGTACTCCAGCCTCTACCGGCTGTACCTGTACCCGAACTCCGGCTTCGAGAAGGTCGGTTCGAAGTACCAGTACGCGTCCCCGTTCTCCCCGATGCCGAACCCGGACACCCCGACGCACACCGGCGCGAAGATCGTGGACGGCAAGGTGTACGTCAACAACGGTTTCTGGGACACCTACCGGACCACCTGGCCGGCGTACTCGCTCCTCACGCCGAGCCAGGCGGGCGAGATGGTCGACGGCTTCGTGCAGCAGTACAAGGACGGCGGCTGGACGTCCCGCTGGTCCTCCCCCGGCTATGCGGACCTGATGACCGGTACGTCCTCGGACGTCGCCTTCGCGGACGCCTACGTCAAGGGCGTCGACTTCGACGCGAAGTCGGCGTACGACGCGGCCGTGAAGAACGCGACGGTCGTGCCCCCGTCCTCGGGCGTGGGCCGCAAGGGCATGGCGACCTCGCCCTTCCTCGGCTACACGAGCACCGAGACGCACGAGGGCCTGTCGTGGGCGCTGGAGGGCTACCTCAACGACTACGGCATCGCCCGCATGGGCCAGGCGCTCTACAAGAAGACCGGCGACAAGCGGTACAAGGAGGAGTCCGCGTACTTCCTCAACCGTGCCCAGGACTACGTCAACCTCTTCGACTCCAAGGCCGGCTTCTTCCAGGGGCGCGACGACAAGGGCGACTGGCGCGTCGAGTCCTCCAAGTACGACCCGCGCGTGTGGGGTTACGACTACACGGAGACCAACGGGTGGGGCTATGCCTTCACCGCCCCGCAGGACAGCCGGGGCCTGGCCAACCTGTACGGCGGTCGTAGCGGCCTCGGGGACAAGCTCGACGAGTACTTCGCCACCCCGGAGACGGCCTCGCCCGACTTCGTCGGCTCCTACGGCGGCGTCATCCACGAGATGACGGAGGCGCGGGACGTCCGGATGGGCATGTACGGCCACTCCAACCAGGTCGCCCACCACGCGAACTACATGTACAACGCGGCCGGGCAGCCCTGGAAGGCGCAGAAGAACGTCCGCGAGGTGCTGTCCCGGCTGTACGTCGGCAGCGAGATCGGGCAGGGCTACCACGGCGACGAGGACAACGGCGAGCAGTCGGCCTGGTTCCTCTTCTCCGCGCTGGGCTTCTATCCGCTCGTGATGGGCAGTGGCGAGTACGCGATCGGGTCGCCCCTGTTCACCAAGGCGACGGTCCAGCTGGAGAACGGCCGCAAGCTGGTCGTCAAGGCGCCGAAGAACAGCGCCCGCAATGTGTATGTGCAGGGCCTGAAGGTCAACGGCGTTCCGTGGAAGTCGACTTCGCTCCCCCACTCGCTGATCGCGAAGGGCGGCGTCCTGGAGTTCGACATGGGCCCGCGGCCCTCCACTTGGGGCACCGGCAAGAACGCCGCTCCGGTGTCGATCACCAAGGACGACGAGGTGCCGACGCCGCGGACGGACGTGCTGAAGGGTGACGGTGCGCTGTTCGACAACACGTCGGCGACGCAGGCGAGTGCCGCCTCGCTGGAGCTGCCGGTGTCCGAGCGCACCAAGGCCGTGCAGTACACCCTGACGTCACCGTCCGACCGGGCCGAGGCGCCGACCGGCTGGAAGCTCCAGGGGTCGAACGACGGCAGCACATGGCGGACTCTTGACGAGCGCTCCGGGCAGTCCTTCGCCTGGGACCGGCAGACACGGGCGTTCTCCGTGGGGTCACCGGGTACGTACGGGAAGTACCGCCTCGTGTTCGACGGGGAGGCGGTGGTGTCGGCGGTCGAACTGCTCGCCTGAGCAGGCGCATTGGGGGTCTCATGCAGGGTGTCGATCCGGCCTGGCTGCCGGACGAGGCGTTCCGGCCGATCGGCACCCGGCGGACGCTGATCCGCGGCTCGGGTCCGCTCGTGGACACGGTCCACGGAGAGGTGGCGGAGGCCTGCGGACGGTTCGGGGAAGCGTCTCGCGCGACAGCGCGGCGTCCCCCGAACCCGGCCCCTACGACCTGGTGCTGGAACTGACCGGCACCGAGGGCGGCGAGACCTACACCTTCGGACGCGGTGACGGCCCTACGACCGTCACCGCGTCCGGCGGTTCCGGGCTGCTGTACGGCCTCTTCCATGTCGTGCGGCTCGGGGAGGCCGCGTTCCGCGGCGATCGTCGACGCGAGCAGCACGCACCGGCGTCGGCACTACGGATGCTCGACCACTGGGACAACGTCGCCGTCCACCCGGTGATGGGTCAGGTGGAGCGCGGGTACGCCGGCGGGTCGCTGTTCTGGGCGGACGGCCGGGCGCGCGGTGAGCTGCTGGAGCGGGTGCGGGCGTACGGCAGGCTACTGGCGGCGTGCGGGATCAACGCCGTGGCGGTGAACAACGTCAACGTGCACGAGGCCGAGGCGCATCTCCTCACGGACCGGATCGGTGAAGTCGCCGAGATCGCGGGCGTGTTGCGGCCGTACGGCATCCGCACCCATCTGTCGGTCAGCTTCGCCGCGCCGCTGGTGCTCGGTGGACTGCCCACCGCCGATCCGCTGGAGAAGGCGGTGCGGGCGTGGTGGGCCGAGGCGACTGCGCGGGTGTACGAGGCGATCCCCGACTTCGGCGGGTACGTCGTGAAAGCCGACTCCGAGGGGCAGCCGGGGCCGTTCGCGTACGGCCGCAGCCACGCCGACGGCGCGAACATGCTGGCCGCCGCGCTGGAACCGTACGGCGGCACGGTGCACTGGCGCGCGTTCGTCTACGACCACCGCCAGGACTGGCGGGACCGGACGACGGACCGGGCGCGGGCGGCGTACGACCATTTCGTGCCGCTGGACGGGCAGTTCGCCGGCAACGCCGTGCTCCAGGTGAAGCACGGGCCGATGGACTTCCAGGTGCGCGAGCCCGTCTCCCCCTCCTCGGCGCGATGCCACGCACCCGGCTCGCGGTGGAGGTGCAGGCCACGCAGGAGTACACCGGTCAGCAGCGGCATGTGTGCTGGCTCGGGCCGATGTGGAGCCATGTGCTGCGATTCCGGCCCGACGGGGTGCCGGTGGCGGACCTGGCCGACGCGATGGTCGCCGTGTCCAACGTCGGCGACGACCCGTTCTGGACCGGGCACCCGCTGGCCCAGGCGAACCTGTACACCTTCGGGCGGCTGGCCTGGCAGCCGGACGCGAATCCCTACCGGCTCCTGGACGAGTGGATCAATCTGACCTTCACGCCCGGGGAGGCGGAGGAAAACGCGCGGCTGGAGGCCGGGGTGCATGCCTTGCTTGCCCGCTCCTGGGAGACGTACGAGAAGTACACCGCCCCGCTCGGGGTGGGCTGGATGGTGCAGCCCGGCCACCACTACGGCCCGAGCGTCGACGGCTACGAGTACAGCCCCTGGGGCACCTACCACTTCGCCGACCGCGACGGGATCGGCGTCGACCGCAGCGTGGCGAGCGGCACCGGGTACGCGGGGCAGTACGCCAAGGCGTGGGCCGAGGTGTACGAGTCGCCGGACACCTGCCCCGACGAGCTGTTGCTGTTCTTCCACCACGTGGCGTACGGGCATGTGCTTCGGAGCGGAAAGACGGTGATCCAGCACATATACGACACGCACTTTGAGGGCGTGGAAGAGGTGGAGGAGGCCCGTGCGGTGTGGGCCTCACTCACCGGGTCCGTCGATCCGGCGCGCCACACGCGGGTGACGGAGTTGTTCGAGGAGCAGCTCCGCAGCGCCCGCGAGTGGCGCGATCAGGTCAACAGCTACTTCCTGCGTAAGTCGGGTGTGCCCGACGCACATGGGCGCCGGATCTACTGAATCCGGAGGATGACCGTGCCCAGCGGGTCGATTGTCAGCGGCTCGCCCTCCTCGACCCGCTTGCCGGTCAGCAGGTCGGTGCCGGTGGTGTGGGCGGTCAGGCGGGCCGGTTCGGGGGCGTGGTTGAGGAGGAAGAGGAGGGTGGTGCCGTCCGGGGCGACCCGGGTCGCGGTTTCCAGCGCGGGGTGGTCGGCGTAGGGGCCGAGCAGGTCGTGGCGGGCCAGGATCCGGCGGATCACCCAGTCGACGCCGGGCTGGTCGAGGGCGGTGGCGACGTACCAGCCCTCGCCCTGGCCGTAGGCGTGCCGGGTCACGGCCGGGGTGCCCGCGTAGAAGTCGGCGCCGTACGTGCCGACCGGCTCGGCGCCGCGCGGCAGCACGATCTCGAAGACCAGGCGGGCCTCGCAGGTCAGCTCCCCCAGCTGGACCGGCTGTGCGACCTCGCGAGGTCGCGCGTCCCATTCGTCGACGCGGACGCCCATGAGGGGGGCGAGGGGGCCGGGGACGTCGGTCGGGAAGGCGCGGTCGTGTTCGTCGACGCGGCCGGAGAGAAAGGTCGTCAGGACGGTGCCGCCCCGTGCGGCGACGGCTTCGAGGCGCTCGGCCAGGTCTCCCTTGACCATGTGGAGGGCAGGGGCGAGCACCACGTCGTACGCCGTGAGGTCGGCCGTGACCGGGACGACGTCCACGTCCGCGCCGGCCTCCCGGGCGGCCCGGTAGTGGGCGTGGACGACCTCCTGGTACTTGACCAGCCGGGACGGGCCGTCGGAGATCTCCAGGGCCCACCAGCTGTCCCAGTCGAAGAGCAAGGCGGTGCGGGCGGGGGTTCGGGCGCCCAGGGTCACCTCGCCGAGGGACTCCAACTCCCGTCCCAGTTGGGCCACTTCGCGGAACACGCGGGTGTCGTCGCGGCCCGCATGGCCGATGACGGCGCCGTGGTACTTCTCGCAGGCGCC comes from the Streptomyces sp. NBC_00443 genome and includes:
- a CDS encoding substrate-binding domain-containing protein — its product is MRRAAVAIAAGAMAVSLAACGSAEEAGGDNDSTASAAKGNDIKVGLLLPENQTARYEKFDRPLIEEKIKELTDGKAKIDYNNAKQDANLQAQQVDTMITNKVDVLILDAVDAKAIKNSVQKAVDAGIKVVAYDRLAEGPISAYTSFDNVSVGKTQGEALLKALGDKATKDSKVVMINGSVTDPNAAQFKEGAHSALDGKVTIAKEYDTKEWKPENANSEMEAAISAVGKNNIAGVYSANDGMAGGIITALKAAGISVPVTGQDAELAAVQRIVTGEQYMSVYKPYAPEATAAAEMAVALAQGKSLDSIAKDKVDSGSEKGIPSVLVPVTSLTKDNINDTVIKDGVYTADEICTGKYKAACDKAGVTG
- the ngcE gene encoding N-acetylglucosamine/diacetylchitobiose ABC transporter substrate-binding protein, with translation MGSTSAENPENNGSASVGRRDLIKRSAALGLISVPTMSFLSACATGGGGSDEESKAPGGAKSATNPLGVKQGTALEAFIFKGGLGDQYAKDAEADYKSKYKAEVKHTGTQQVGPKLTPRFAGGNPPDVIDNSGADHLDMNKLSTQGQLQDLKALLDAPSLDDASKKISDVIHPSTIEKGKHGETFDVLYYAFTIYGTWYSQKALDDNGWEYPKTLDEMVKLCGEIKKKGIAPWTYAGKYPYYVHFNLFAQIAKIGGMEGWIAIDNLEPNAWTSNDAVKQVVEHYEELAAKKYFLQGSQGLTHIQSQTAWNKGKAVFIPNGSWVENEAAPTTPKDFGMSVGALFDGSAGDKLPNGTLRAEPSEPYIVSAKGKNPAGGMELLRIMLSKKHAQNFATKVKSLTCVVDATEGMTLSPGLASASKAFKGAGDNIISLQLQEWYPSLTDEKIGGLTGQLLTGELKAADWIKKTQEYADAVRKDDSVKKFTREK
- a CDS encoding carbohydrate ABC transporter permease, with translation MTTDTNTGTVTKTDEADRPSVTGKLGATDGRSSEGGILHVFSHGMLVVWALMVGVPLLWVLWSSFKTSNGILSDPWGLPTSLHFENWANAWNKANMGQYFLNTAIVVGGSVVGTMVLGSMAAYVLARFTFPGNRFIYFMFVAGMSFPVFMLVIPLFFVLRDFPGTSLLATYHGLILVYIAYSLPFTVFFMTAFFRTLPTSVAEAALIDGASHTRTFFQVMLPMAKPGLISIGIFNFLGQWNQYLLPMVLNQNEDKYVLTQGLAMIALQQGYENDWGALMAGMMIAMLPVLIVYFIFQRQVQAGLTAGALK
- a CDS encoding ROK family transcriptional regulator, which translates into the protein METPGSQSSLHRANLERVVRAVRLAGSLTQAEIARTTGLSAATVSNIVRELKDGGTVEVTPTSAGGRRARSVSLSGDAGIVIGVDFGHTHLRVAVGNLAHQVLAEEAEPLDVDASSTQGFDRAEELVNRLIAATGVDRSKIAGVGVGVPGPIDVESGTLGSTAILPGWTGTKPAEELRGRLGVPVHVDNDANLGALGELVWGSGRGVRDLAYIKVASGVGAGLVISGKIYRGPGGTAGEIGHITLDESGPVCRCGNRGCLETFAAARYVLPLLQSSHGTDLTMEGVVRLARDGDPGCRRVIADVGRHIGSGVANLCNLLNPSRVVLGGDLAEAGELVLGPIRESVGRYAIPSAARQLSVLPGALGGRAEVLGALALALSEMGDSTLLDSTLHAARPAFT
- a CDS encoding carbohydrate ABC transporter permease, coding for MQHGKYRFIVGFLALPVIVYAIFVISPFVQAFQISLTDWSGLVGTAKFVGIENFEKLWHNEDFWNALWHNVYMLIAVPIVTLGLGLFFAFMLNVGGKRRKNEVITGVAGSKFYRFVFFFPQVISITIIAVIWFNIYNPDPQDGMLNSLLGAVGLDGWQNAWLGEKSLALLCIMAVMIWSHVGFYVVLFSAAMASIPRDIYEAALLDGAGRFPTFFRITLPLLWDTVQTGWVYMGIIALDGFALVQIMSVNMGGPDGATDVMPLRLYLTAFRDSQFGYASAMGVAMLIVTMTFAVLTLRFARRERIEF